A portion of the Gossypium arboreum isolate Shixiya-1 chromosome 8, ASM2569848v2, whole genome shotgun sequence genome contains these proteins:
- the LOC108450895 gene encoding uncharacterized protein LOC108450895, whose amino-acid sequence MAADTRYLTHTLLFESHSPFIRPVNENETQLEKACFGTEVMDNDDGDDDMGHVEDVKAEQAMCELDMEIVLDSEDEGSCRTETITLFNCRKITGGSEKNVSKKREGQSPCLDVDSIDKQLSAGTKRSSRDHDRSDETKDVPQLSIGDHEIRRLEYVDSQEPGDSSQAIALCFVDNFLSFNSVDLCQGVEERRRTKSPFVSSAKGTRHLAKIINRGSPVKEVGTFEWFESCHQGETDSFSKRMTRSSEFGDLSHQDLHNKGQRNLSNEHEEEHARRHSLSGFKDQGLKASIGIEKESEGNMVNGSFKEVDELMQTKSSSEKFEASGTARDIPDMFDVGFSTQIAAEAMEALCYGLPPSCKACDTCEAVEGALTDLLEGEAMSRTHFVHHSLQKVAACKIGEVGKESIRRKRSARRYNKNISSSSWNCNYQELSHKLKPETSKSKQSKSDESVSQNNLENCETYATAFIPDVQNLCRKQLSQEEPIVHQTRHCKGGANVKKIKDQVDKPRVMTNNVKEGSMLTYKRKRKSVVADPPKLLSGKQKCTKLHSYASAENLDGKLSEQRSPQEAAIARYLRLDTWNCPKGKRTQRKVPIHSSGKSNMHASFTSVGAEEHKLDPVRNKKMPEDDETNSSNFNMKGRMCTSLSWPSLESNSDESLSRQNCKEQVSGVTTNSDLAVPNIRESAWDLDRVNAAQTGKPYYVDSTSIINGLKNHNFGEPLRNTIEPSGKECITTLSCKKSVNEASLNNRPYVYHRKPCNKNLPKPSLLKELIGLGVPKLMSDSTHRGFRARKELAYIRVLFSQHLDDDVVKQQKKIAARLGISITSCSLDATHFIADKFVRTRNMLEAIALGKSVVTHLWLDSCGQASCLLDERNYILRDSKREKEIGFNMAVSLARARRYPLLKDRRVCITQTVKPNKEMIASLAKAVGGEVVEAKDQKIPDDLLILSCEQDLAICKPLLEKGATVYSSELLLNGIVIQKLEYQRHQLF is encoded by the exons ATGGCTGCTGATACACGTTACCTCACTCACACTCTACTCTTTGAGTCTCACTCCCCATTCATCCG TCCTGTAAATGAAAATGAAACCCAGTTGGAGAAAGCTTGCTTTGGCACTGAAGTAATGGATAATGATGATGGTGATGACGATATGGGTCATGTGGAGGATGTGAAAGCTGAACAAGCAATGTGTGAGCTTGATATGGAAATTGTGCTTGATAGTGAAGATGAAGGAAGTTGTAGAACCGAGACTATAACTCTCTTTAATTGTAGAAAGATCACTGGTGGAAGTGAAAAGAATGTGTCAAAGAAGAGGGAAGGGCAAAGCCCTTGTTTAGATGTTGATTCAATTGACAAACAACTCAGTGCAG GGACGAAAAGATCTTCCAGGGATCATGATAGAAGTGATGAGACAAAGGATGTGCCTCAATTGTCTATAGGTGATCATGAGATTAGAAGGTTGGAATATGTCGATTCTCAGGAACCTGGAGATTCGTCCCAAGCTATTGCACTTTGCTTCGTCGATAACTTTTTGAGCTTTAATAGTGTGGATTTGTGTCAAGGAGTTGAAGAGAGAAGGAGGACTAAATCGCCTTTTGTCTCCAGTGCAAAGGGAACTCGACATTTGGCTAAGATAATCAATCGGGGATCTCCGGTCAAAGAAGTGGGAACCTTTGAATGGTTTGAGAGTTGTCATCAGGGAGAGACTGATTCCTTTAGCAAGAGAATGACAAGGTCTTCTGAATTTGGAGACTTAAGCCATCAAGATCTTCACAATAAAGGGCAAAGAAATTTAAGCAATGAGCATGAAGAGGAGCATGCACGCCGTCATTCACTTTCAGGGTTCAAGGATCAGGGTTTGAAAGCCAGTATCGGGATAGAAAAAGAATCAGAAGGGAATATGGTAAATGGATCTTTTAAGGAGGTGGACGAACTCATGCAGACAAAATCATCATCAGAAAAGTTTGAAGCTAGTGGTACTGCAAGAGACATACCAGACATGTTTGATGTTGGCTTTAGCACCCAAATAGCTGCAGAAGCGATGGAAGCTCTATGTTACGGCCTCCCTCCCAGTTGTAAAGCTTGTGATACATGTGAAGCTGTAGAGGGTGCCCTCACAGATCTTCTGGAAGGTGAAGCAATGAGTAGAACCCATTTTGTGCATCATTCCCTTCAAAAGGTTGCTGCTTGTAAGATAGGAGAAGTTGGAAAAGAGTCAATTCGAAGAAAGCGTTCTGCTAGAAGATATAACAAGAATATTTCTAGTTCATCATGGAATTGTAACTATCAGGAGTTGAGTCACAAACTAAAACCCGAAACATCTAAGAGCAAGCAATCAAAGTCGGATGAATCTGTGAGCCAGAACAACCTAGAAAACTGTGAGACTTATGCGACTGCATTCATTCCTGATGTGCAGAACTTGTGCAGGAAACAATTGTCACAGGAGGAACCTATCGTTCATCAAACTAGGCACTGCAAGGGAGGAGCTAATGTAAAAAAGATTAAGGATCAAGTGGATAAACCAAGAGTAATGACCAATAATGTTAAGGAGGGAAGTATGCTAACATATAAGAGAAAGAGGAAGAGCGTGGTTGCTGATCCACCTAAGTTATTGAGTGGCAAGCAGAAATGCACCAAGCTGCATTCATATGCCTCTGCTGAAAATCTTGACGGCAAATTGAGTGAACAACGTAGTCCACAAGAAGCTGCTATAGCCAGATATTTGAGATTAGATACATGGAACTGTCCCAAAGGCAAAAGAACACAACGGAAAGTGCCGATCCATTCCAGTGGAAAGAGTAATATGCATGCTTCATTCACTAGTGTTGGTGCAGAAGAACACAAACTGGATCCTGTCAGAAATAAAAAAATGCCAGAAGATGATGAAACCAATTCTAGTAACTTCAACATGAAAGGACGAATGTGTACTTCCCTCTCTTGGCCTTCTTTAGAAAGTAATTCTGATGAAAGTTTATCAAGACAGAACTGTAAAGAACAAGTTTCAGGCGTTACTACAAACAGTGATCTAGCAGTCCCCAACATAAGAGAAAGTGCTTGGGACTTGGATAGAGTCAATGCCGCCCAAACTGGGAAGCCATATTATGTGGATTCTACATCAATCATCAATGGTTTAAAGAACCATAATTTTGGAGAACCACTGAGAAATACTATTGAACCCTCTGGTAAGGAGTGCATCACTACACTTAGTTGCAAAAAAAGTGTGAATGAGGCATCACTCAACAACAGACCCTACGTATATCACAGGAAACCTTGCAACAAAAACCTACCAAAACCATCACTTTTGAAAGAGCTTATTGGGTTAGGTGTTCCTAAGTTAATGTCTGATTCTACCCACAGAGGCTTCAGAGCACGAAAAGAGCTGGCATATATTCGAGTCCTGTTTAGCCAGCATTTGGATGATGATGTAGTCAAGCAGCAGAAAAAG ATTGCTGCACGACTGGGTATTTCTATCACATCATGTTCTTTAGATGCCACACATTTCATAGCAGACAAATTTGTGCGTACGAGGAACATGTTGGAAGCCATTGCTCTTGGAAAATCAGTGGTGACTCATCTATGGCTTGATAGCTGTGGGCAGGCAAGTTGCTTACTAGATGAGAGAAATTACATCCTGAGGGACTCCAAAAGGGAAAAGGAAATTGGTTTTAATATGGCTGTTTCATTGGCTCGAGCAAGACGGTATCCACTTCTAAAG GACAGAAGAGTCTGCATCACCCAAACTGTTAAACCTAACAAAGAGATGATTGCTAGCTTGGCCAAAGCAGTTGGAGGTGAG GTAGTTGAAGCAAAAGATCAAAAGATCCCAGATGATCTCTTGATTCTTTCCTGTGAACAAGATCTGGCAATCTGTAAACCTTTGCTTGAGAAAG GAGCAACAGTGTATAGTTCAGAGCTTCTGTTAAACGGGATTGTCATCCAAAAATTGGAATATCAGAG GCATCAACTCTTCTGA
- the LOC108489949 gene encoding uncharacterized protein LOC108489949, with amino-acid sequence MEITNKVVDVSYFFHLETTGDSEAGYFDPAISVINHDEDDNDDAESCSCDDATTSESDLLHVVNYSLDHKANVGDDHHEDEEEDGEVVDQNGVHLCKKCINGVVVKQNKKASAVSFDSTMNEMEKNKLFWETCLAS; translated from the coding sequence ATGGAGATTACAAATAAAGTTGTTGATGTCTCTTATTTCTTCCACTTAGAGACTACCGGCGATTCCGAAGCCGGTTACTTTGATCCCGCCATATCTGTTATCAACCATGATGAAGATGACAACGATGATGCCGAGTCATGCAGCTGTGATGATGCCACTACATCTGAATCTGATCTTCTTCATGTGGTTAATTATAGCTTAGATCACAAAGCAAATGTTGGCGATGATCATCACGAAGATGAGGAAGAGGATGGGGAGGTGGTGGACCAAAATGGGGTTCATTTGTGTAAGAAATGTATTAATGGAGTTGTGGTAAAACAAAACAAGAAAGCATCAGCTGTTTCTTTTGATTCAACCATGAATGAGATGGAAAAGAACAAGCTGTTCTGGGAAACCTGTCTAGCATCTTAG
- the LOC108489947 gene encoding LOW QUALITY PROTEIN: rho GTPase-activating protein 2 (The sequence of the model RefSeq protein was modified relative to this genomic sequence to represent the inferred CDS: deleted 1 base in 1 codon), with translation MTGLVMMTKGGGCGGGGKGGTKGRGGGLKSCEEEEERQNQISVVALLLAALRKSMVSCRVDRRDEVMSSSTVHHMEIGWPTNVKHITHVTFDRFNGFLGLPVEFQVEIPGRVPSASASVFGVSAESMQCSFDSKGNSVPTILLLMQERLYSQGGLKAEGIFRINPENSQEEHVRDQLNRGIVPDNIDVHCLAGLIKAWFRELPAGVLDGLSPEQVLQCNTEEESVDLVKQLKPTEAALLNWAVDLMADVVEEEESNKMNARNIAMVFAPNMTQMSDPLTALMHAVQVMNLLKTLIMRTLQEREESATGGRCSPMSSHSCNGPTDEEFDSNREMETSCELKGPTSEYDNALYNSYSGDEDEVQSLDEIEECFLRQLDENNKTVTNVFLEEPANELQSDHSSPVTVLPERIFASRISDGRDSGRKEEPST, from the exons AACCAGATTTCTGTCGTGGCCTTGCTTTTGGCTGCTTTGAGGAAATCCATGGTGTCTTGTCGTGTTGATAGACGAGACGAAGTAATGTCTTCTTCCACCGTTCATCATATGGAAATCGGATGGCCGACCAACGTCAAACACATCACCCATGTTACATTTGATCGGTTCAATGGGTTCTTGGGTCTTCCCGTTGAGTTCCAAGTCGAGATCCCCGGTCGGGTTCCAAGTGCTAG TGCTAGTGTGTTTGGTGTCTCAGCCGAATCAATGCAATGCTCGTTCGATTCCAAAGGGAATAGTGTCCCCACTATACTCTTACTAATGCAGGAGCGGCTTTATTCACAAGGAGGGCTAAAG GCAGAAGGAATTTTCCGGATAAATCCCGAAAATAGCCAGGAGGAGCATGTAAGAGATCAGCTCAATAGGGGCATAGTGCCGGATAATATCGACGTCCATTGTCTTGCTGGCCTTATAAAGGCTTGGTTCCGGGAACTTCCTGCAGGGGTGCTAGATGGACTTTCCCCTGAACAGGTTCTCCAATGCAATACCGAAGAAGAATCTGTCGATCTTGTGAAGCAACTAAAGCCAACTGAAGCTGCATTGCTCAATTGGGCTGTTGATCTTATGGCGGATGTTGTTGAGGAAGAGGAATCGAACAAAATGAATGCGAGAAATATCGCAATGGTTTTTGCTCCGAATATGACTCAG ATGTCTGATCCATTGACGGCTCTGATGCATGCTGTTCAAGTAATGAACTTGCTCAAGACCTTGATCATGAGGACACTGCAGGAGCGTGAAGAGAGCGCAACAGGAGGGAGATGTTCACCAATGTCGTCTCACTCTTGCAATGGCCCTACCGATGAGGAGTTTGATAGTAACCGAGAGATGGAAACGAGCTGCGAGCTGAAAGGACCAACATCAGAATATGATAATGCCCTTTACAATAGCTACAGCGGAGACGAAGATGAAGTTCAGTCATTAGATGAAATAGAGGAATGCTTCTTGAGGCAACTAGATGAGAATAATAAGACGGTCACCAAT GTCTTTTTGGAGGAACCAGCTAACGAATTACAAAGTGATCATTCAAGTCCAGTTACTGTCTTACCTGAAAGAATTTTTGCCTCGAGAATTAGTGATGGAAGGGACTCCGGTCGGAAGGAAGAGCCAAGCACATAA